A region of uncultured Carboxylicivirga sp. DNA encodes the following proteins:
- a CDS encoding diacylglycerol kinase family protein produces the protein MKKRILFLINPISGIGKQKTIENLLEKDFDTEKGEYEIQYTQYSGHAHELAKAAIGKYNAVVAVGGDGTVNEVGSALINTKTALAIIPTGSGNGLARYLQIPLRINRAIQAINLMKLKTIDTLSVNGQVSLNVAGIGFDAFISHKFANIKERGPLAYMKLIPKEFANYKSQIYTITIEGERYKLPAFLLSFANSSQWGNNVHIAPQAKIDDGLIDVCIIKDFPKITAPALLISLLDQSLDQRPYDVITRAKNIVIECDESMLGHLDGEPIQLGNKAEIEIKPLSLKVVVPPADFNKNILTDPLNSLKDLIPPLPHIPNLPHLPKSLLGNDNK, from the coding sequence ATGAAAAAAAGAATCCTGTTTTTAATTAACCCTATTTCGGGAATTGGCAAGCAGAAAACAATTGAAAATCTTCTTGAAAAGGATTTCGATACCGAAAAAGGTGAATACGAAATACAGTACACACAATATAGTGGCCATGCGCATGAACTGGCCAAAGCTGCAATTGGTAAATACAACGCTGTGGTTGCCGTTGGTGGAGATGGCACCGTTAATGAAGTTGGATCGGCACTGATAAATACTAAAACGGCCCTGGCAATTATTCCAACCGGATCGGGCAATGGTTTGGCACGATACCTGCAAATTCCTTTGCGTATCAATCGTGCCATACAGGCCATTAATCTTATGAAACTTAAAACCATTGATACGTTAAGTGTTAATGGACAGGTATCTTTAAATGTGGCTGGAATAGGTTTTGATGCCTTTATCAGTCATAAATTCGCCAATATCAAAGAAAGGGGGCCATTGGCCTATATGAAATTGATTCCCAAGGAATTTGCAAATTATAAATCGCAAATCTACACCATTACCATTGAGGGCGAAAGATATAAGCTGCCAGCCTTCCTGCTAAGTTTTGCCAATTCATCTCAATGGGGAAACAATGTTCACATTGCACCACAGGCCAAAATTGACGATGGATTAATAGATGTTTGTATCATTAAAGATTTTCCTAAAATTACGGCACCGGCACTGCTAATAAGTTTACTTGATCAAAGTCTTGATCAACGACCATATGATGTGATAACAAGAGCCAAAAACATTGTAATAGAATGCGATGAGTCGATGTTGGGACATCTGGATGGTGAACCGATCCAACTTGGAAATAAGGCTGAAATTGAGATCAAACCGTTATCACTTAAAGTTGTTGTTCCTCCAGCTGACTTCAATAAAAACATTTTAACAGATCCGTTAAACTCACTAAAAGATTTAATTCCACCACTTCCTCACATCCCGAACTTGCCACATTTACCTAAGAGTTTACTTGGCAATGATAATAAATAG
- a CDS encoding nucleoside phosphorylase yields MRRIEASELIINQDGSVFHLHLKPGEIAENIILVGDPGRVDIVASYFDKVELRRSNREFVSCTGIYNGKRITVVATGIGTDNIDIVINELDALVNIDFETRTVKKELTSLSFVRIGTSGSLQEDLPVDSWLLSGKSIGFDGLLNYYGNRNSVCDLTFEQHFKDSLDWNPLLTSPYVIDASADLVAKLEGKEVVKGVTISAPGFYGPQGRVLRLELADPDINDKITNFRYNGLKVTNYEMECSAIYGLSALLGHHATTVCVIIANRLAGTASKDYKPVMKELIGYVLKKLTE; encoded by the coding sequence ATGAGAAGAATTGAAGCATCTGAGCTAATAATTAATCAGGATGGCAGTGTTTTTCATTTACATCTGAAACCTGGTGAAATAGCTGAAAATATTATACTTGTTGGTGACCCTGGTCGTGTTGATATTGTGGCCAGTTATTTTGATAAAGTTGAGTTACGACGATCAAACCGTGAGTTTGTATCCTGCACAGGTATCTACAATGGTAAAAGAATTACAGTTGTGGCAACAGGAATAGGAACAGACAATATTGATATTGTAATTAATGAGCTGGATGCTCTGGTAAATATAGATTTTGAAACCCGCACTGTAAAAAAAGAACTTACATCATTAAGCTTTGTCAGGATAGGTACTTCAGGATCGCTACAGGAGGATTTACCTGTTGATAGCTGGTTGTTAAGTGGTAAAAGTATTGGGTTTGATGGATTATTAAACTATTATGGAAACAGAAATAGCGTTTGTGATCTGACTTTTGAGCAACATTTTAAGGATAGTTTGGATTGGAATCCTTTATTAACATCACCATATGTAATTGATGCCTCAGCTGATTTAGTGGCTAAACTGGAAGGAAAGGAAGTAGTGAAAGGGGTAACGATTTCGGCACCCGGGTTTTACGGACCACAAGGAAGAGTGTTAAGACTAGAATTGGCTGATCCTGATATTAACGATAAAATTACTAACTTTAGATATAATGGGTTAAAAGTTACCAATTACGAAATGGAATGTTCTGCCATATATGGTTTAAGTGCTTTACTGGGACATCATGCTACAACAGTATGTGTAATCATTGCAAATCGTTTGGCCGGAACAGCAAGCAAAGATTATAAACCGGTAATGAAAGAATTAATAGGTTACGTATTGAAAAAACTAACCGAGTAA
- a CDS encoding DUF1080 domain-containing protein: MWQKVNFIAKVLQLGKLIQLLIIGLFLISCNNQSTEWTMLLDEDLTDWDTYLSYRHKLGYNGEIPKDSEGNDIAPIGLNPEGYDVFSVIEQDDEKILKVSGEIYGCIISKEEYANYHLKLKVKWGDNKFEPRKNLLKDSGILYHSIGEYGAEYWRTWMLSQELQIMEGHMGDYWSQLTSAIDIKAYLPEYIMNPVADESQSFLPMGQGEQIPGFCLRSANYEKASGEWNTIELICFEDKSIHIVNGHVVMILQNSRYIDNGQTMPLTKGKIQIQSEAAEVYYKDIVIRHLDQLPSQYVHFFN, from the coding sequence ATGTGGCAAAAGGTAAATTTCATTGCTAAAGTATTGCAATTAGGTAAGCTCATCCAGTTATTAATAATTGGATTGTTCTTGATATCATGTAATAATCAGAGTACAGAGTGGACAATGTTATTGGACGAAGACTTAACAGATTGGGATACTTATCTAAGTTATCGTCATAAATTAGGCTATAATGGTGAAATACCTAAAGATTCGGAAGGAAATGATATTGCTCCGATTGGCTTAAATCCTGAAGGATATGATGTTTTTTCTGTGATCGAACAAGATGATGAAAAGATATTAAAGGTGAGTGGAGAGATTTATGGCTGTATCATATCAAAAGAAGAATATGCCAACTATCATTTAAAGTTAAAAGTGAAATGGGGTGATAATAAATTTGAACCCAGAAAAAATCTACTAAAGGATTCTGGTATTTTATATCATTCTATTGGTGAATATGGAGCAGAATACTGGAGAACATGGATGTTATCGCAGGAACTACAGATTATGGAAGGCCATATGGGGGATTACTGGAGCCAATTAACATCAGCAATTGATATTAAAGCCTATTTACCAGAATATATAATGAATCCGGTTGCTGATGAAAGTCAATCTTTTTTACCAATGGGGCAGGGTGAGCAAATTCCAGGATTTTGTCTGCGAAGCGCAAACTATGAAAAGGCTTCAGGAGAGTGGAATACCATTGAACTTATTTGCTTTGAAGACAAGAGTATTCATATTGTTAATGGTCATGTTGTGATGATTCTTCAAAATTCCAGATATATAGATAATGGACAGACTATGCCATTAACCAAAGGAAAAATACAGATTCAAAGTGAAGCAGCTGAAGTATATTATAAGGATATTGTAATCCGTCATCTGGATCAACTGCCATCACAATATGTTCATTTTTTCAATTGA
- a CDS encoding SDR family oxidoreductase, translating to MKIGVTGATGQLGQLVVEQLKKRVASEEVIALVRNTEKAKDLSVVAKEFDYTQPEGLASQLEGIDYLLLISGNEIGQRAVQHQNVINASKKAGIKWIVYTSLLHADQSSLNLAGEHLATEKALKESGIEYTILRNGWYTENYTGSIPGAVGAGAFVGSAGEGKISSAARIDFAEAAAVVISDDSHKGKVYELAGDEAYTLSELAAEISKQTGKDIPYSDMPETEYAKILKSIGLPEGFADAIASWDVGASKGDLFDDGQQLSKLIGRPTTPLSESVKQVL from the coding sequence ATGAAAATAGGAGTTACAGGTGCAACAGGACAATTAGGACAATTGGTTGTTGAGCAATTGAAGAAAAGAGTAGCAAGCGAAGAAGTTATTGCGTTGGTTCGTAATACTGAAAAAGCAAAAGATTTGAGTGTGGTTGCAAAAGAGTTTGATTATACCCAACCCGAAGGTTTAGCATCGCAGTTAGAGGGGATCGATTATTTGCTGTTGATTTCAGGAAATGAAATTGGTCAACGAGCTGTTCAGCATCAAAATGTTATAAATGCATCTAAAAAGGCTGGTATTAAGTGGATTGTATACACAAGTTTATTACATGCAGATCAGTCGTCTTTAAATCTGGCCGGAGAACATTTGGCAACCGAGAAAGCGTTAAAGGAATCAGGTATTGAATATACTATTCTTCGTAATGGCTGGTATACTGAGAATTATACTGGTTCAATACCAGGAGCAGTTGGAGCAGGTGCATTCGTTGGTAGTGCCGGTGAAGGTAAGATTTCTTCTGCAGCACGTATTGATTTTGCAGAGGCAGCTGCGGTAGTTATTAGTGATGATAGTCACAAGGGTAAAGTTTATGAACTGGCAGGAGATGAAGCTTATACGCTAAGTGAATTGGCCGCTGAAATATCAAAACAAACCGGAAAAGATATTCCTTACAGTGATATGCCCGAAACAGAATATGCAAAAATATTAAAGAGTATCGGCCTTCCTGAAGGTTTTGCTGATGCTATTGCCAGTTGGGATGTTGGAGCCTCAAAAGGTGATTTATTTGATGATGGACAACAGTTGTCTAAATTAATTGGAAGACCAACAACACCATTAAGTGAATCGGTAAAACAAGTGTTGTAA
- a CDS encoding transglutaminase-like domain-containing protein has product MKKERIKALITLLDDPNEEVFSSVENELLKQRVNIVPELEEAWENSLDDLLQGRIESLIHNIQLKDIYNELKKWLKTKDRDLLQGVYLVSKYQYPELVLSNITDVLAQLKKEIWLQLNEHLTSLEKIRIINHVLFDLHKYSRNTNRFLAPENNFVSEVLTTRKGNPITLSIIYSLLCNQLGMPVFGVNLPKNFILAFLDDSAIVDEGVIVDTTSVMFYINPINKGAVLGKKEIEYFIKQQKLEPREEYFLPCDNAVIVRRLFNNLINAYENKGDETKKKEIAHFLTLFSKLK; this is encoded by the coding sequence ATGAAGAAAGAAAGGATAAAAGCTCTTATCACTTTGTTAGATGATCCTAATGAAGAAGTGTTTTCATCAGTAGAAAACGAACTGTTGAAGCAAAGAGTTAATATCGTGCCGGAACTTGAAGAAGCATGGGAAAATTCTTTGGACGATCTTTTACAAGGGAGAATCGAAAGTCTTATTCATAATATTCAGTTAAAGGATATTTACAATGAATTAAAGAAATGGCTTAAGACAAAGGATAGAGATCTTTTGCAAGGAGTTTATCTGGTGTCGAAATATCAATATCCTGAGCTTGTCCTTTCTAATATTACCGATGTTCTAGCTCAACTGAAGAAAGAAATATGGTTGCAACTAAATGAACATTTAACATCACTTGAAAAGATTCGGATCATTAATCATGTATTGTTCGATCTGCATAAATACTCGCGCAATACCAATCGTTTTTTAGCTCCGGAAAATAATTTTGTCAGCGAAGTTCTGACAACCCGTAAAGGTAACCCAATAACGCTGTCTATTATTTATTCTCTGTTATGTAATCAGCTGGGAATGCCGGTTTTTGGAGTAAATCTTCCAAAGAATTTTATTCTTGCCTTCCTGGATGATTCGGCAATTGTTGATGAAGGTGTTATAGTTGATACAACTTCTGTAATGTTTTACATCAATCCGATAAATAAGGGTGCTGTTCTGGGTAAAAAAGAAATTGAATATTTTATCAAACAACAAAAACTGGAGCCCAGAGAAGAATATTTTTTGCCATGCGATAATGCTGTTATCGTAAGGCGTTTATTTAACAATCTAATTAATGCATACGAGAACAAAGGAGATGAAACAAAAAAGAAAGAGATTGCTCACTTTCTAACCTTGTTTTCTAAATTAAAATAG
- a CDS encoding PAS domain S-box protein has protein sequence MREYNKTYKRLFDNANIAILEINIDGDIVDCNRSTLKMLGCKKEDIIGVKVYDPTLSPEFQSNGKRSDEFAKERIKELIKGEDQSFEWIHLKKDLSELPIEVTLFGLDNTEGKNLFVTWKDLTDLRQKEKSLLESEERFRTLFTKATDPIILHAPDINSRITHCNEAAYKLLGYNSEEGLVGKTVLDISPRIQVGDEDAIKYVEKNLKECVANGQSRFEALHIRKDNTTIWLDVILTKINFQKETYIHSQWRDITEIKKYEKDLIEAKEKAEKANRLKSEFLQNMSHEIRTPMNGIVGFSELIASETTAEGKQGFYAKVIKNSSMQLLKIIDDILEISTLETKQVSLNVEEFCLNDFIWQIFSIYDLRSNERKIPIYIKPGLNDEESFIITDKVKLNKIIINLIDNALKFTNEGFIEIGYDLSEDFIKLYVKDTGIGIESENLEYIFDRFRRGVVQTGARDGGLGLGLSISKENARLMGGDITVESLKGVGSVFTVSIPYKIAPKNTVKKLFDSKKAGESKKQKCSILVAEDDEVNYLYIQTLIKKMGKDVNLIHAKNGKEAVDICSKNNTVKVVLMDVKMPVMNGYEASRKIKILRPDLPIITQTAYTTESDRKQAFKSGCDDFISKPIDKDLLFEKLKKYVAKGKFHC, from the coding sequence TTGAGAGAATATAACAAAACATACAAGAGATTATTTGATAATGCCAATATCGCAATATTGGAAATAAATATAGATGGTGATATTGTTGATTGCAATAGATCGACTCTTAAAATGTTGGGATGCAAAAAAGAAGATATTATAGGTGTAAAGGTCTATGATCCTACTTTATCTCCCGAATTCCAGTCAAATGGAAAAAGATCCGATGAATTTGCTAAAGAACGCATTAAAGAATTAATAAAAGGTGAAGATCAATCATTTGAATGGATTCATCTTAAGAAAGATTTAAGCGAGTTACCTATTGAAGTAACCCTGTTTGGATTAGATAATACTGAAGGAAAAAACCTATTTGTAACCTGGAAGGACCTTACAGATTTAAGGCAGAAAGAGAAAAGTCTATTAGAAAGTGAAGAGAGGTTCAGAACTTTATTTACAAAAGCCACTGATCCTATTATTTTACATGCTCCTGATATTAATAGTAGGATAACACATTGTAATGAAGCAGCTTATAAGCTCCTCGGATATAATTCGGAAGAAGGATTAGTTGGAAAGACTGTACTTGACATTTCTCCAAGGATTCAGGTTGGAGATGAGGATGCAATAAAATATGTTGAGAAAAATTTGAAAGAGTGTGTGGCGAATGGTCAGAGTAGATTTGAAGCTTTGCACATAAGAAAAGACAATACTACAATTTGGTTAGATGTTATCCTTACCAAAATTAATTTCCAGAAAGAAACATACATTCATAGTCAATGGAGGGATATTACTGAGATTAAGAAATATGAGAAGGACTTAATAGAAGCAAAGGAAAAAGCAGAAAAGGCGAATCGGTTGAAATCTGAGTTTTTACAAAATATGTCACATGAAATCAGAACACCAATGAACGGTATTGTTGGTTTTTCTGAATTAATTGCCTCAGAGACAACCGCTGAGGGGAAGCAAGGATTTTATGCTAAGGTTATAAAAAACAGTAGCATGCAATTACTCAAAATCATAGATGACATTTTGGAGATCTCAACACTTGAGACAAAACAAGTATCGTTAAATGTTGAGGAGTTTTGCCTGAATGATTTTATATGGCAAATATTTTCAATTTATGACCTACGATCGAATGAAAGAAAAATACCAATATATATAAAACCAGGTTTGAATGATGAAGAAAGCTTTATCATCACGGATAAAGTTAAACTCAATAAAATCATAATAAATCTGATTGATAATGCGCTTAAGTTTACCAATGAAGGTTTTATTGAAATCGGGTATGATCTTTCTGAGGATTTTATAAAGTTATATGTAAAAGATACAGGAATAGGTATCGAATCAGAGAATCTTGAATATATCTTTGACAGGTTCAGACGAGGGGTTGTTCAGACGGGAGCAAGAGACGGAGGTTTGGGATTGGGGCTATCTATTTCTAAAGAAAATGCCCGTTTAATGGGAGGTGATATAACAGTAGAGTCGCTAAAGGGTGTTGGATCAGTATTCACAGTTAGCATTCCTTATAAAATAGCTCCGAAGAATACTGTTAAAAAATTATTCGATTCAAAAAAAGCAGGAGAGTCGAAAAAACAGAAATGTTCAATTTTGGTAGCAGAAGATGATGAGGTAAACTATCTCTATATTCAGACTTTAATAAAAAAGATGGGTAAAGATGTTAATCTTATTCATGCTAAAAATGGTAAGGAGGCTGTTGATATTTGCTCAAAGAATAATACAGTTAAGGTTGTTTTAATGGATGTAAAAATGCCGGTGATGAATGGCTATGAAGCATCCAGGAAAATCAAAATATTACGTCCTGATTTACCCATCATTACGCAAACAGCCTATACAACAGAATCAGATAGAAAACAAGCTTTTAAATCGGGTTGTGATGATTTTATATCTAAACCCATTGATAAGGATTTACTCTTTGAAAAATTAAAAAAATATGTGGCAAAAGGTAAATTTCATTGCTAA
- a CDS encoding glycoside hydrolase, which produces MKLILKKSITLWILCFALLISCQSQVDTSIKPNPTIKYQKIEGWGSSLCWWAHMAGQWEDEEKIDEIVDLITSPDQLNMNIFRYNIGGGDDPAHYSTHDKPGHMAHGKGVRAEMQGFKASEDQPYDWSADAGQRKIMLKIKEKRPDVILEAFSNSAPYWMTYSGCSAGNDPSTADNLKPEYYEAFSDYLLDVCEFYKDSFDIEFKTLEPFNEPTTNYWGNKGGQEGCHFSVQSQIDLLRVLYPKLKATELKTVLSASDETDIASFNRTMKGYLQTEDIPKMLGQVNTHSYSGNNTERKKAQKLAEQIGVTFWQSESGPIDIPGHGIASNLGLAQRMFNDLKYLKTPAWIDWQVLEVNSDAWGLINSHKMDENFIIMKNFYVRMQVTRFIKQGYTIIESGNDKLLCALSPDEKELVAVLLNELKTSESVQIDLSDFKNIGDEIKFFRTSRNEDCSSVSDAYTLKRNILEYNAPNQCISTFVIPLN; this is translated from the coding sequence ATGAAACTCATATTGAAAAAATCTATTACTTTATGGATCCTGTGTTTTGCTTTACTAATAAGTTGTCAATCACAGGTTGACACGAGTATAAAACCAAATCCAACTATTAAATATCAAAAAATTGAAGGTTGGGGATCTTCTTTGTGTTGGTGGGCACATATGGCTGGCCAATGGGAAGATGAAGAAAAAATAGATGAAATAGTTGATTTGATTACATCTCCTGATCAATTAAATATGAATATTTTCCGCTATAATATTGGTGGCGGAGATGATCCTGCACATTATTCCACCCATGATAAACCTGGGCATATGGCTCATGGCAAAGGTGTCAGAGCTGAGATGCAAGGTTTTAAAGCTTCGGAAGATCAACCATATGATTGGTCTGCAGATGCTGGTCAGCGTAAAATTATGCTTAAGATAAAAGAAAAACGTCCGGACGTTATTTTAGAAGCCTTTTCTAATTCTGCACCTTATTGGATGACATACAGTGGATGTTCTGCAGGTAATGATCCTTCTACAGCTGACAATTTGAAACCAGAATATTATGAAGCCTTTTCTGACTATTTATTAGATGTATGTGAGTTTTACAAGGATTCATTTGACATTGAGTTTAAAACATTAGAGCCTTTCAATGAACCCACAACTAATTATTGGGGAAACAAAGGTGGTCAGGAAGGATGTCACTTTTCTGTTCAGTCACAAATTGATCTGCTTCGGGTTCTCTATCCAAAGCTAAAAGCAACCGAATTAAAGACGGTACTTTCAGCCTCTGACGAAACAGACATAGCTAGTTTCAACAGAACAATGAAGGGTTATCTGCAAACTGAAGATATCCCTAAAATGCTGGGACAGGTTAACACCCATTCGTACAGTGGCAATAATACGGAAAGAAAAAAAGCACAGAAACTTGCTGAACAAATAGGTGTAACATTCTGGCAATCGGAATCGGGACCTATCGACATACCAGGACATGGTATAGCAAGTAATCTTGGTCTTGCTCAACGTATGTTTAATGATTTAAAATATCTGAAGACTCCAGCGTGGATTGATTGGCAGGTACTTGAAGTTAATAGCGATGCATGGGGTTTGATAAACAGCCATAAAATGGATGAGAACTTTATAATAATGAAAAACTTCTATGTTCGCATGCAAGTTACCCGATTCATAAAGCAAGGTTATACCATAATTGAATCAGGAAATGACAAGCTCTTATGTGCCCTTAGTCCTGATGAAAAAGAATTGGTGGCTGTACTATTAAATGAATTAAAGACAAGTGAATCTGTTCAAATAGATTTATCAGATTTTAAAAATATAGGAGATGAAATCAAATTTTTCAGAACTTCTCGCAACGAAGATTGCTCGTCGGTTTCAGATGCTTATACTTTAAAAAGAAATATACTTGAATACAATGCACCTAACCAGTGTATCTCAACTTTTGTAATTCCATTGAATTAA
- a CDS encoding DEAD/DEAH box helicase, which translates to MKFSELNINTVLLNALTDLGFDEATPIQEKAFPVVMSGKDMIGIAQTGTGKTFAYILPLLRQLKFSNQRHPRILVLVPTRELVEQVVGEFKKLTEYMSVRIVGVYGGTNINTQKALVYEGLDVLVATPGRLIDLTLTGVLRLKSIQKLVIDEVDEMLNLGFRAQLEQIMELLPERRQNLMFSATLTEDVDQLIVHHFYQPERVEVAATGTPLEKIYQSGYIVPNFYTKRNLLIHLLDSDESMNKVLVFVKNKQIADLLFDQLDENHPDSIGVIHSNKSQNNRFRTVEEFLNGTRMVLIATDVIARGMDIEHVSHVINFDMPEAPEAYIHRIGRTGRADAEGLAIAFVSDDEMEQWDAVQKLMKKTVNLDPIPNDVKVSEMLLPSEEEVLAGLKVNKAPKPVVKSGAAFHEKKDKNKKVNLGGSYRRKLAAKYKKPKTRGQKRK; encoded by the coding sequence GTGAAGTTCTCGGAATTAAATATTAATACGGTACTATTAAATGCCTTAACAGACTTAGGTTTTGATGAAGCAACTCCTATTCAGGAAAAAGCTTTTCCGGTTGTTATGTCAGGAAAAGATATGATTGGGATTGCTCAAACCGGTACAGGTAAAACCTTTGCATACATATTGCCACTTCTGCGACAATTAAAGTTTTCCAACCAGCGTCATCCTCGAATTTTAGTTTTGGTACCTACCAGGGAATTGGTTGAACAAGTGGTTGGTGAGTTTAAAAAACTTACCGAATACATGAGTGTAAGAATTGTTGGTGTTTATGGGGGTACAAATATTAATACCCAAAAAGCATTGGTGTATGAAGGCCTTGATGTTTTAGTTGCAACTCCGGGGCGTTTGATCGACCTGACATTGACAGGTGTGTTACGATTAAAAAGCATTCAAAAATTGGTGATCGATGAAGTTGATGAAATGCTTAATCTTGGTTTTAGAGCACAGCTAGAACAAATCATGGAGTTATTGCCAGAACGTCGTCAGAATTTAATGTTTTCGGCAACCTTAACAGAAGATGTTGATCAGTTGATCGTTCATCATTTTTATCAACCGGAAAGAGTTGAAGTAGCTGCTACAGGAACTCCATTAGAAAAAATATACCAGAGTGGCTATATCGTTCCCAATTTTTATACTAAACGAAATCTATTGATTCATTTATTAGACTCGGATGAATCAATGAATAAAGTATTGGTATTTGTTAAAAACAAGCAGATTGCCGATCTATTGTTTGATCAATTGGATGAAAACCACCCCGACAGCATCGGAGTTATCCATTCCAACAAATCACAAAACAACCGTTTCAGAACCGTTGAAGAATTTCTTAATGGTACGCGTATGGTTTTGATTGCAACAGATGTTATTGCCCGTGGTATGGACATTGAACATGTTAGTCATGTTATAAATTTTGATATGCCGGAAGCACCTGAAGCATACATTCATCGAATAGGACGTACAGGTAGAGCTGATGCCGAAGGTTTAGCTATTGCTTTTGTATCAGATGATGAAATGGAGCAATGGGATGCTGTTCAAAAACTGATGAAGAAAACAGTAAATCTTGATCCTATTCCTAATGATGTGAAAGTTTCAGAGATGTTACTTCCTTCAGAAGAAGAAGTATTAGCTGGGCTGAAAGTAAACAAAGCTCCTAAACCGGTTGTAAAAAGTGGAGCAGCTTTTCATGAGAAAAAAGATAAAAATAAAAAGGTTAATTTAGGAGGATCGTATCGTCGTAAATTAGCAGCTAAGTATAAAAAACCAAAAACAAGAGGCCAAAAACGTAAATAA